The window GAAACATCATCTAATTTTTCAAGACTTGTACATCAAGGGTTACGAAAAGATACGTCATAGTATAATTTTCTTTGTATCGTcatatgttatttgattaaatttttaattgttcataacatgaagttatgtaaaataaatgttaaaagtCACATAGTCagaaactatataaaaaaatattatatttatatatatccaGATGTTATGCAATTACCATTAtttataactagaagttatggaTAGTTAAAggctatataaaaaaaattatgttattatATATAGCTAGAAACTATATATTACTGTCCTTATTTATAACTTGAAGTTATGAATAtaagaatccaatttttcatagctagaagttatgaaaaagattaacttttttttttttactagtatgagattgttgttgttttatatatatatatatatatatataattgtttattATTGTACAATAATATCTAGAtgtttattattgaaaattgaaaaaaaaaaaataaatagacttGCATTATAAGATAAAACGTGTCATCGTAAACTAAGAGCTCGAGCGAGGATCATTATGACTTATAAGAAAACACTAGctttcttaaaatcaaattttgaagttgactcaacactccactaaagagaatcaactgcactccattatcctatgaaattacaataaACCAAAGTTTAGTTTTGTGACATTCTATTCATTGCATACACAGTTCTCATGAATTGGTATTTGTAATCTAATGGGGTAGTGCTATTAACTCCTCAAGACTATctcttaaatcattaagttatagatccttctattatatgatcaactaacatactctaattcataaataacatatatcaaattctacttaaggaattattgggccacaaatttcatgatcacatatcctttCACTACTAGAATAGATAGATATGCTGACATAGTTTTAGAAGGGGACATAAAATCCTCCACTAAAGATCATATATGGCTTCACTTCCATTCCAACGGCACCTAAAGGTAAGGAATGCATTGTCATTTCATGGTTTTATAGCTGGCAATGGTCCATAAGTAGCTACCAAAAGAATGTTACAGGTGTAGATGAGTTTAACCCATAGATATAGACTCTTCAAGCCACGTAGACTTGATCGCCACCATATGGGCAGTATAAAAGTTAACCCAAAATCTTCTACAATAGGCGTCTAGAGATCACTTCTCTAAATATCAGATTCCTCTCATGAGGGCAATAGGTTCCTTCATTCTCCGGCACTTTCGACAACTCCACCCGAGAGAAACCACAATAAAGTGAATTTCAAAGGCTCCAAACACAATTcaaattgttctctatttctCTCCATGAGTTTCATTGCCTATTCATCTAACCAAAATTTCCATTGTCAGTAACTCTCACCTAGTTCCCATTTGGTTTCTTGCCACAACAACACAAAAAATTCAGATTTTGACGAGTCTCTGGTAAGATCCTCTCTCTACACTAGGATTATATACACAATTTATGTGTTAGTTGGGTAGTGGAAGATGAATGTTTATAAAGATTATGTAGCTAAATTTGGGTGTCTTTTGTTGTTCTAATCTAGCAAATATCAAACCATCGACACTGTTCAATCTAATTTTAGATTTGAggatttgtttcttcttttgttctaattttatcaccattttttctctttctttcttagtttcttccttttcaaatgcatttttttgtTCATGGCTCACCTCTAGTAACAAAAAATCTCTCATTCAATTTAATCAAACCACATATGGAGAGAAAATTAGAGCAAAACTAaggtttgtttttgttattatttgacTTCAATAAACCATTCCTTGAATGAAATTGGATTTATATATTTGgtatataatcattatttctCGATCCCACTTTTAGTCTAGTAAACAAAATTTGTCATTGGATTGTATGTTTATAaggttaaaaacaattattattctGAAGATGGAGAAATTGGGAAATTGATTTTTGGGTTATTATAATAGATTTACATAGAATTAAGgagatagaaaaagaaatagtgACAAAAAAGTGAAGAgagataaacaaaaaatatattgaattttaggTAAAAGAATGTTGGGAGAGTTTGAAATGTGTTCTTGaagtttattaattaatttgatgtCTCTTTCTAGTGGATGGAGGTAATCATTACATTAAACCacataaatattttgtatcatctattttactttattttctcttaCGTGATTTGGATGTTATACATTTTTCCAAGCAAACGTGTATGAGAGCTTTCGTATACTCAAtagggtatatatatatatattatgtgaaACATTATCATgggcataaataaataaatcaatactTAAAATCATAAgtagaaaaatgttaaaaaataatgaatataaaattaattacaaatgataaggaaattaagggtctgtttgataattacttttgaaaataatttgctattttctaaaatttaaaaaaaaacaaaaaggaaaacatgtttgataaaaaaaactattttttgtttttaagaataaaaaactatttttttaaaaaataaaaaatatgatgtttttaaataatattttttaattattttttattatttatacttattttctaatggttgttttaaaaaaataattatccaaaCTTGtagattgattaaaaataaaatattatacttaTTTTCGAAGGCAATTACGAAACAGGCCATAAGCATTTTGTGTTAAACTTCGTTTTACATGGagttttgattgataattaatgATAAAGAGTTTTGAGCAGTGGCAGAgttagaaatttaattatattaaaggGGGCAATATTTAAGTCACAAAAtggttttcatattttaaaaggcttgtaaatattataataaaattttaagaaactcTTACTCAATTTAAGGCATGATTAGATTTTGACTCATTCAAGCAAGAAGCCGAGGACTTCATGTATACAATTCTAACTTATTCTCCTTCCTCAAGTACCAGTTACAAGGTATGTTTGAAATGTCGAGTTGTCAGAATGGGTCGGACATGAAAAGATTTAAGCCCCGAGACATGGGCCAACATCTAAGCCCTAAGAAATGGGCCTAGGAGTCCAAGGCCATCCACGCCCAACCCAGCAATGGCTTGTGATGGGGCTATAGGTGTAGCCAATTAAatacttcatatttttttttctcttccgcTTACGATGTGGGATTACTCTTTCCGTAAACCCACAAAAGATTCTTAACCCATAAAAGATTCTTTAGAGCTCACTCACAAGGCAAGGAGGAGAACCCTAgtgtatatatattatctttttttttttttttttttttatcctttaatatatccaaattaaatagattatatttttaacattaacAGTTTacaaattttgtatattattacaaattttttaaaacaatttaaatatgtatataggcttttttttttttttccatatttttatatatttttatcaatttttatcccattaatattttttatcaaaattttcatagatattttttaatatatccaaaaaaaaatttaactactatatatccataaaaaccgatattttcattcttaatattttctcttagagggagattttaaatgaaatatcaCTCTTATaatccattttattatttcattgatTGATAGAAAACTATTTACATGtagaaaaacattttacaaTCAACTGTTTTATTAAACAGAGTCTTATCTTTGTATGTGATAAATGATCTTGACGTGTAGTCGGATTTGAACAACATCTCATGAAGAAGGAAGCAAGCATTCGTTGAAACAAACTTAAGACTTTTCGAAGTATGCATTAAATAGAACAAATGTCATACgtaaaatccaaaattaataCACATTTCGTTAATATATCCGTCCATGCCTTCTTATACAAGTAGGCTTTGCCGGAAGTTCTCCGCTGATGTTCAACCACTTCCAACGAAATTGTGGAAGgacaaataaaatgaagtacCCAAAGCCTTTAATCTACCCATATCTTTGTCTTCTCTCATTATTCTTCTATTCTTCACCACCCTCTGATCTCGTCCATCAAGCCTGCCAGAAACTTGCACACACTGATCCAAAATTGAACTACGACTTCTGCGTCACCAGCCTCGAATCTGATCCCAAGAGCCCAACAGTGAGCCTCGAGGAACTTGGAGCCATCTCTGTTATGCAAACCATATCCAATGCAACCTACTTGCAGTCCTATATTTTCAACCTCTTGGAGGACATAAAGTTTGATCCATACTCCAAGGCTTGCCTTAAAGATTGCTTGGAGCTTTACTCGGATGCTATCGATACATTAAGGGTTGCGCTTGATCATTTTAAGACCAAACACTACTCTGATGCTAAGCAAGGGTTCAGCTCTGCCATGGATGCTTCAGATACTTGTGAGGAGGGCTTCATGGAGAAGAAGGGTGAAGCATCTCCATTGACGAAGGAGGATTATAAAGGTTTGAGAACCCGTGTAAAATATGGTTGAAATCCTCGATCATTATTGAGGTAATTGTTACTCATTATATAGATTGTATATACAGTTGGAAGATCCTACAAACTAGGAAAAGATAAATATacataataacaaataatcTAAGATCAAGGAAATAATCAATCAGGAGAGGATTCTGCCTTATCACTCCCCAGCAAGCTGAGTGTGGTAGAAGGAATAACATGAAGCTTGTTACAAAAAAATAGGAACTGAGGCTTGGAGACGCCCTTGGTAAAAGAATCGGCAAGCTGAAGATGGGAGGGAGTAAATGTGACTTTTAAAGAACCATTTGCAATCAATTCATGAACAAAATGATAATCAATCGCAATGTGCTTAAATCGAGACCGAGTGACTAGATTGACTGCCATAAAAAGAGCACTTCTGTTGTCGCATAATATCTTCGGAGGGGAAGGCAAGGGAAGTCGTAGATCACAGAGGAGTTGAACAATCCAAGCAACTTCAGCAGTAGTAATGGCTAAGAATCTATACTCAGCTTCAGCACTGGAGCGAGAAATAGTAGATTGTTTCTTAGAGCACCAAGAGACAAGATTAGCACCAAAGAATATAAGATAGCCACTAGTAGATCGTCGTGTATCAGGAGAGCTAGCCCAATCAGCGTCAGAATAAGCAAGCAACTCATGAGAGGAGGTGTGGTGAAATTGAAGACCATGATGGATTGTGCCTTTAACATAACGCAATATGTGTTTGAGTGCACGAAAATGATCTTCAGTTGGAGCATGCATGTACTGGAAAATAGAATTGACACTGAAAGAGAGATCAGGCTGAGTGATGGTCAAATATTGTAAGGCTCCTGCAAGAGACTGAAAAAGAGTGGGATCCGAAAATAGCTTCCCTGTAGTGGAAAGATGTTGACCAACAACAAAAGGAGTAGAAATGGGTTTGGCCTCAATCATGTCAGCACGTTGTAGTAAATCAAAAGCATATTTGGTTTGGCTAAGAAATAAGCCTTGAGAGTTATGTTGGACTTCAACACCAAGAAAATAGTGTAGAGAACCCAAATCTTTCATTGCAAATTCTTTGGATAGCCAAGTGATAAGAGTCTTGATCAAAGTAGGATTGGTGCCAGTAAGCACCATATCGTCAACATAGAGCAAAAGATAAATTGTGCCTGCTGTGGTATGATGGATAAAGAGAGATGAATCAGCCTGACTGAGAATAAAACcaagtttcataaaaaaaaagagctGAATCGTTGAAACTAAGCACGAGGGGCGTGTTTGAGTCCATAGAGAGCACGTTTCAAACGACACACATGTTGTGGAAATTGTGGATCAATGTAGCCAGATGGTTATTCCATGTATACTTCTTTAGAAAGATGACCATGAAGAAAGGCATTCTTAACATCTAATTGATGTAAGGGCCATCTAGAAGTGACTGCAATGGATAGAATAATCCGAATAGTAGCAGGACGCACCACAGGACTGAATGTATCTTCAAAATCAAGGCCATGAATTTGAGAGAAGCCCTTGGCCACGAGACGAGCCTTATGACGCTCAATGGAACCATTAGCATGGAGCTTGGTCTTAAAGATCCAATGAAAACCAACCACATTATGATTGATAGGGCGAGTTACAAGATCCCAAGTATCATTCTTCTTCAAAGCTTGTATTTCATCATCCATAGTCGAGAGCCATTTAGGGTGTTTGGCCGCAGACTTGAAACCCCGAGGCTTTTGTATGGTAAGAAGGACCTGAAAAAAATGAGACGAAGGTGAAAGTGTCAACGCATGATAGgccttaagtttaaatataccAGCTTTTCTTCTAGTAACCATTGGGTGAGTGTTGGTAGAAGTCGTCGGTATGGAAACAGATGGTGACAGAGGACTAGAAGAAGGAATGATAGATATGACCGGAGATGCAGGGGAGGAAGCATGAAGGTCATCATTGCATGGCAAACAATTAGGATTCGAAACAGGAGAATATAGTAACAAATCAGGAGACATATTATCGTTAGACTCGAAAGAATCAGAGAAAGTAATATAAGGTGTTGAATTATGAATTTGTTACATATCATCACTTGCATAAGGAAAGATAGTTTCATAAAATTGGACATGTCGAGAGACATAAAGACATTGTGTCTTGCGATCAAAACAGCGAAAACCCTTGTGAAGAGGGCTATAACCTAAAAAGACACAAGATGAGGATTTGGGAGACAATTTGTTAGGAGCATAATCTTGCAAATAAGGAAAGCATAAACATCCAAAAGTATGAAGCATAAAGTAGTTTGGTTGTTTACCGAACAAGAGCTCGTAGGGAGTTTTGCCATCAAGAGTTTGTGATGGGAGTCAGTTGATGAGATAAACAGTTGTTGAGAAGGCCTCAACCCAAAGAAATAATGGAACACAAGCATGAAACATAATGGTAAGACCTGTTTCAGTGACATGTTGGTGTTTACGTTCAACAATCCCATTTTGACATGGTGTATAAGGGCAAGCAATGCGTAGCACAATACTACAAGATGTAAGGTGAGAgcgaaatttattatttgtaaatttagtTCCACCATCACATTGGAAGGACttaattttagaagaaaattgAGTCTCAATATAATGTTGAAATTTGAtaaaggtataaaaaaaatcagatttaTGTTTTAATGGAAAAACCAACTGAATCtagtacaatcatcaatgaaCACTGCATAATAACGAAAACCAGTAAGAGAACAAACAGGTGAAGGGCCCCATAAATCACAGTGTAAGCAATCAAAAGGCAAATGACAACGATTATTATTAAGTGAAAAGGGTAAAGAATGGGTCTTGCCAAGGTTACATCCAACACATAAACGTGAATCTAAACCCATCAATTTATTactacaagaaataaaaccagACTTAGAAAGAGAGGTAATGGTGCGAAAACTAGGGTGGCCTAGTCGAGCATGCCACAAGGGAACAGAGGCACACAACTTATTTGAAGAAACGATGGAAGCAAGGGCATGATGATTTTGATCGAGCACATACAAGCCATTCTCACATTTGCCGACCCCCAACACTACTCTTGTGACCCGATCCTGTATGGTAAAACCAGAGGGAGAAAAAATGACACAACAATTATTATCCTTTGTAAGTTGACTAATGGAAATAAGCTTTTTCTTAATGCtaggaacaactaaaacattagataaaaataaagagcTTTGGGTAACAAAAGGTGGAAATGGAACTAGTGTGAGAAATGGAAAGGGACTGACCATTACCAACCATCACCCATTCATTACCAGAGTAGACAGCAGGAACATCTACATCCTCGGGATCATTTGTCAAGTGAGAGGTTGCACCAGAATCTGGAAACCATTCGGAGTCGTTGGAGTCCGGAATTGAGCAAGTTGCGAAAGCCTCAGCAAGGTTGGCAGATTGCTTTTTCTTGAGATTAAGGAACATCCAACACCGTTTAGCTAGGTGGCCCTCTTTGTCGCAGATTTGACAATAAACAGGAGAAGAGAAGGACGATTTTGAGGCAGAGGCAGTGGAAGGTTTGGGCTTCCCGCTCTTGGTGCTTTTCGGTCTGGTGGAATTATTTTGTTGAGCATAGAACGCTGAGTTGATAGATTATTGGTACATCGATCGTTCAAAGATCTCATGACTCAAAGCTTTTGGAATGATATCTGCAAAAGAAGATAATGGAAGCTAGGAAAGCATTGTAgttgagaaaattttataatcGGCACCTAAGGCTCTCAAGAATCAGTGGACTTTATCCAAGTCGTCAATGGGACGACCAATTGCTGCCAATTGATCCTAGAGCCCTTTGAAGAGTTGAGAAAATTATGCTACGGATTTTGAGCCTTGTTGCATAAGTTGAAACTCATCCTTGAGTTGGAGTTCTCGAGTCTTGGATCTGTGAGAAAAAGAGGCTTCAAGAGTAGTCCAGGCCTCATGTGCATGACTCAGACTAAGTACCTTACTCATAGACTCCTCTGTAAGAGAAGAATAGAGAAGGCTGAGGAGAGTCTGATCAGTAGTCAACTAAGAGGTGTAGGCCAGATTCACTAGGGTGGTGCCGTTAGAACCAGTAACATTTGGAGAAGGAGTTGGGACACTACCATCCAGAAATCCAAGAAGATCTTGGCTAGTCAACAAAGGGATAAACTTATTTCTCCATAACAAATAATTAGAGGAGGTTAATTTGATGGTGAGCATATGCACCATCGTGTTGAGCGGAAGTGGAGATGATGAGGACAACGATGTAGCCATGAAGAggatcgaaaaaaaaaaatttaaaatcggctctgataccatataaaGGTTTGAGAACCCGTGTAAAATATGGCTAAAATCCTCGATCATTATTGAGGTAATTGTTTCTCATTATATAGAGTGTATATACAGTTGGAAGATCCAATAAACTAGGAAAAGATAAATATacataataacaaataatcTAAGATCAAAGAAAGAATCAATCAGGAGAGGATTCTACCTTATCAAGGATGATAGTTTCTTCCAATTGTGCGCAATGGATCTGGCTTTTGGTACCATACTTGAGAGGTGACTTTATGTTGATGCAATGTTTCATTTGCTAGTGAAGTTCATAGAATAAATTTCATATCTATAGATAATCATATTCTCCAATATGATTATCTTAGTTTTACTGGcaaattatttgtttatctcATTAGTTTGTTTCAACATTTTCATCATGTGAACATTTTTCACTAGGAATACCAGAGATAATTTTCTGAGGATGTTTCATTTCCAAAAACATCGAtcatttggacatttttaggATGCACAAATGTtatattcaaaaagaaaaaaaaatagttcacaattactatataatatattaattcttATATTATCATTATCggtaaaataaagtttttgtgGGCAAACATTTACTCTTTCAATATCTATTTCAATTGCAAGGCTAGCCCATGATCTTTCAAAACAAATGATTTGATACTTGGTTTGTTCTGTCATCCCACTCAATGAATCATTAGGattcatttttaatagaatCTTCTATATTTACAAGTTTCCATCATTC is drawn from Vitis riparia cultivar Riparia Gloire de Montpellier isolate 1030 chromosome 18, EGFV_Vit.rip_1.0, whole genome shotgun sequence and contains these coding sequences:
- the LOC117905579 gene encoding putative invertase inhibitor; this translates as MKYPKPLIYPYLCLLSLFFYSSPPSDLVHQACQKLAHTDPKLNYDFCVTSLESDPKSPTVSLEELGAISVMQTISNATYLQSYIFNLLEDIKFDPYSKACLKDCLELYSDAIDTLRVALDHFKTKHYSDAKQGFSSAMDASDTCEEGFMEKKGEASPLTKEDYKGLRTRVKYG